In Sphingomonas sp. SORGH_AS_0950, the following are encoded in one genomic region:
- a CDS encoding putative quinol monooxygenase, producing the protein MSDRLLIIGTVRLPPDNLDAARPVMRRMVEASRAEPGCLEYGYAEDVLDPGLIHVKEIWADQAALDAHFASPHIAEWRAAWPALGIGERDLRVYTVGEARPV; encoded by the coding sequence GTGAGCGACAGGCTGCTGATCATCGGCACGGTGCGGCTGCCGCCGGACAATCTGGACGCCGCCCGCCCCGTCATGCGCCGCATGGTCGAGGCCAGCCGCGCCGAGCCGGGATGCCTGGAATATGGCTATGCCGAGGACGTGCTCGACCCCGGCCTCATCCATGTGAAGGAGATATGGGCCGATCAGGCGGCGCTGGATGCGCATTTCGCGTCGCCGCATATCGCCGAATGGCGGGCGGCATGGCCGGCATTGGGCATCGGTGAGCGTGATCTGCGGGTCTATACGGTCGGGGAAGCCCGCCCTGTGTGA
- the accB gene encoding acetyl-CoA carboxylase biotin carboxyl carrier protein, protein MTEKTEQAMKVDVDLVRQLAELLDATALTEIEVEHGDRKIRVARKAAAVAQMGYAPAPAPVAAPAAAPVAAAAPAEVGASAPAVSANAVKSPMVGTVYLSAEPGAKPFASVGQKVAAGDTLLIVEAMKVMNPITATSAGTVTAVLVENGQPVEFDQPLVVVE, encoded by the coding sequence ATGACCGAAAAGACTGAACAAGCGATGAAGGTCGATGTCGACCTCGTCCGTCAGCTCGCCGAGCTGCTCGACGCCACCGCCCTGACCGAGATCGAGGTCGAGCATGGCGACCGCAAGATCCGCGTCGCGCGCAAGGCCGCGGCCGTCGCCCAGATGGGCTATGCGCCGGCGCCCGCGCCCGTCGCTGCCCCGGCCGCCGCGCCCGTCGCCGCCGCCGCACCCGCAGAGGTCGGCGCCTCGGCCCCGGCCGTCTCGGCCAATGCGGTGAAGTCGCCGATGGTCGGCACCGTCTATCTGTCGGCCGAGCCGGGCGCCAAGCCCTTCGCCTCGGTCGGGCAGAAGGTCGCCGCGGGCGACACGCTGCTGATCGTGGAAGCGATGAAGGTGATGAACCCGATCACCGCGACGTCGGCGGGCACCGTCACCGCCGTCCTGGTCGAGAACGGCCAGCCGGTCGAGTTCGACCAGCCCCTGGTCGTCGTCGAGTAA
- a CDS encoding P-II family nitrogen regulator produces MKKIEAIIKPFKLDEVKEALHEIGVSGITVTEAKGFGRQKGHTELYRGAEYVVDFLPKVKLEVVVEDGLAERVVEAIAAAAQTGRIGDGKIFVIPVETALRIRTGERDDAAI; encoded by the coding sequence GTGAAAAAGATTGAGGCGATCATCAAGCCGTTCAAGCTCGATGAGGTGAAGGAGGCGCTGCACGAAATCGGCGTGTCCGGCATCACCGTCACCGAGGCGAAGGGTTTCGGCCGCCAGAAGGGACATACCGAGCTCTATCGCGGTGCCGAATATGTCGTCGACTTCCTGCCGAAGGTAAAGCTGGAGGTGGTCGTCGAGGACGGTCTGGCCGAGCGCGTGGTGGAGGCGATCGCCGCCGCCGCGCAGACTGGCCGGATCGGCGACGGCAAGATCTTCGTGATCCCGGTCGAAACGGCGCTGCGCATCCGCACGGGCGAGCGCGACGACGCGGCGATCTGA
- the arsC gene encoding arsenate reductase (glutaredoxin) (This arsenate reductase requires both glutathione and glutaredoxin to convert arsenate to arsenite, after which the efflux transporter formed by ArsA and ArsB can extrude the arsenite from the cell, providing resistance.), whose translation MRATIYHNPRCSKSREALALLNDAGADVTVVEYLKSPPSVEELARLYAKAGLAPRDGLRRAEAEAKALAQADDATVLAAMAANPILIERPLVETPKGVVIGRPPEAVRGIL comes from the coding sequence ATTCGTGCGACCATCTATCACAATCCGCGATGCTCCAAATCGCGCGAGGCGCTGGCCCTGCTGAACGACGCCGGTGCCGATGTGACGGTGGTCGAATATCTCAAGTCGCCGCCCTCCGTCGAAGAACTCGCGCGCCTCTATGCCAAGGCTGGCCTGGCGCCCCGCGACGGGCTTCGCAGGGCGGAGGCCGAAGCGAAGGCGCTCGCACAGGCGGACGACGCCACCGTGCTGGCCGCAATGGCCGCCAATCCCATCCTGATCGAGCGGCCGCTGGTCGAGACGCCCAAGGGCGTGGTCATCGGCCGCCCGCCCGAAGCCGTGCGGGGCATCCTGTGA
- the thiS gene encoding sulfur carrier protein ThiS, translated as MPHTDGTVTITVNGEHKRVKAGLSLADLASQLGLVPEKVAVERNLEVVPRSTLAQVEVEDGDEIEIVHFVGGGDHAAPVVDDDSWEVAGQRFRSRLIVGTGKYKDFAQNAAAVEASGAEIVTVAVRRVNVSDRNAPMLTDFIDPKKITYLPNTAGCFTAEDAIRTLRLAREAGGWDLVKLEVLGEARTLYPDMVETLRATEILAKEGFKPMVYCVDDPIAARRLEDVGAVAIMPLGAPIGSGLGIQNKVTIRLIVEGAKVPVLVDAGVGTASEASVAMELGCDGVLMNTAIAEAKDPVLMACAMKAAVEAGRMAYRAGRMGQRRYADPSSPLAGLI; from the coding sequence ATGCCTCATACCGATGGAACCGTGACGATCACCGTGAATGGCGAGCATAAGCGGGTAAAGGCGGGCCTGTCGCTGGCCGATCTGGCGAGCCAACTGGGGCTGGTGCCCGAAAAGGTGGCGGTGGAGCGCAATCTGGAGGTCGTGCCGCGCTCGACGCTGGCGCAGGTCGAGGTCGAGGACGGCGACGAGATCGAGATCGTGCACTTCGTCGGCGGCGGCGATCATGCCGCGCCCGTCGTCGACGATGATTCGTGGGAAGTCGCGGGGCAGCGTTTCCGCTCGCGCCTGATCGTCGGCACCGGCAAGTATAAGGACTTCGCGCAGAATGCGGCGGCAGTCGAAGCCTCGGGCGCGGAGATCGTCACCGTGGCGGTACGCCGCGTCAACGTGTCGGATCGCAATGCGCCGATGCTGACCGACTTCATCGACCCCAAGAAGATCACCTATCTGCCCAACACGGCGGGCTGCTTCACCGCCGAGGACGCGATCCGCACGCTGCGGCTGGCGCGTGAGGCGGGCGGCTGGGACCTGGTCAAGCTGGAGGTGCTGGGCGAGGCGCGGACGCTCTATCCGGACATGGTCGAGACGCTGCGCGCGACCGAGATCCTGGCCAAGGAAGGCTTCAAGCCGATGGTGTACTGCGTCGACGATCCCATTGCGGCCCGGCGGCTGGAGGATGTCGGCGCGGTGGCGATCATGCCGCTGGGCGCGCCGATCGGCTCGGGGCTGGGCATCCAGAACAAGGTGACGATCCGCCTGATCGTCGAGGGGGCCAAGGTTCCGGTGCTGGTCGATGCCGGGGTCGGCACCGCGTCCGAGGCGTCGGTGGCGATGGAGCTGGGCTGCGACGGCGTGCTGATGAACACGGCTATCGCCGAAGCCAAGGACCCGGTGCTGATGGCCTGCGCGATGAAGGCGGCCGTCGAGGCGGGGCGCATGGCCTACCGCGCCGGACGGATGGGACAGCGCCGCTATGCCGATCCCTCGAGCCCGCTCGCCGGGCTTATCTGA
- the glnA gene encoding type I glutamate--ammonia ligase produces the protein MANTASDILKKIKDEEIEWIDLRFTDPKGKWQHLTMVASILGEDELTDGLMFDGSSIEGWKAINESDMVLKPDLDAVYTDPFSATPMLIVFCDIVEPSTGELYARDPRSTAKRAEAFVKTTGIGDTVYVGPEAEFFMFDDVQFDTNYSSSYFKIDDIELPTNTGREYEGGNLGHRPRAKGGYFPVAPVDSAVDIRGEMVTTMLEMGLPCDKHHHEVAAAQHELGLTFGTLTQTADRMQIYKYVVHQVAHAYGKTATFMPKPIKEDNGSGMHTHFSIWEGKNPLFAGNGYAGLSEMCLYFIGGIIKHAKAVNAFTNPTTNSYKRLVPGYEAPVLLAYSARNRSASCRIPYGTGPKSKRVEVRFPDALANPYLAYAALLMAGLDGIQNKIHPGEAMDKNLYDLPPAELAQVPTVAGSLREALDSLAADHDFLLKGDVFTKDQIESYIELKMSEVMRWEMTPSPVEYDMYYSG, from the coding sequence ATGGCGAATACGGCCAGCGACATCCTGAAGAAGATCAAGGACGAAGAGATCGAGTGGATCGACCTGCGCTTCACCGATCCCAAGGGCAAGTGGCAGCACCTGACCATGGTCGCCTCGATCCTGGGTGAGGATGAGCTGACCGACGGCCTGATGTTCGACGGCTCCTCGATCGAGGGCTGGAAGGCGATCAACGAGTCGGACATGGTCCTCAAGCCCGACCTCGACGCCGTGTACACCGATCCGTTCTCGGCCACCCCGATGCTGATCGTGTTCTGCGACATCGTCGAGCCGTCGACTGGCGAGCTCTACGCCCGCGATCCGCGCTCGACCGCCAAGCGCGCCGAGGCATTCGTGAAGACCACCGGCATCGGCGACACCGTCTATGTCGGCCCGGAAGCCGAATTCTTCATGTTCGACGACGTGCAGTTCGACACGAACTATTCGTCCTCCTACTTCAAGATCGACGATATCGAGCTGCCGACCAACACCGGCCGCGAATATGAGGGCGGCAATCTCGGCCACCGTCCGCGCGCCAAGGGCGGCTATTTCCCCGTCGCGCCGGTCGACTCGGCGGTCGACATCCGCGGCGAGATGGTCACCACCATGCTCGAAATGGGCCTGCCCTGCGACAAGCACCATCACGAGGTCGCCGCCGCGCAGCACGAGCTGGGCCTGACCTTCGGCACGCTGACCCAGACCGCCGACCGCATGCAGATCTACAAGTATGTCGTGCACCAGGTCGCCCATGCCTATGGCAAGACCGCGACCTTCATGCCCAAGCCGATCAAGGAAGATAACGGCTCGGGCATGCACACCCACTTCTCGATCTGGGAAGGCAAGAACCCGCTGTTCGCCGGCAATGGCTATGCGGGTCTGTCGGAAATGTGCCTCTACTTCATCGGCGGCATCATCAAGCACGCCAAGGCGGTGAACGCCTTCACCAACCCGACCACCAACAGCTACAAGCGTCTGGTGCCGGGTTATGAAGCGCCGGTGCTGCTCGCTTACTCGGCGCGCAACCGCTCGGCTTCGTGCCGCATCCCATACGGCACCGGCCCGAAGTCGAAGCGCGTCGAGGTGCGCTTCCCCGACGCGCTGGCGAACCCGTATCTCGCCTATGCGGCGCTGCTGATGGCGGGTCTGGACGGTATCCAGAACAAGATCCATCCGGGCGAGGCGATGGACAAGAACCTGTACGACCTGCCGCCCGCCGAGCTGGCCCAGGTTCCCACGGTCGCCGGTTCGCTCCGCGAAGCGCTCGACTCGCTGGCCGCCGACCACGACTTCCTGCTGAAGGGCGACGTGTTCACCAAGGACCAGATCGAAAGCTATATCGAGCTGAAGATGAGCGAAGTGATGCGCTGGGAAATGACCCCCAGCCCGGTCGAATACGACATGTACTACAGCGGCTGA
- the aroQ gene encoding type II 3-dehydroquinate dehydratase has product MSATVYVLNGPNLNLLGLREPHIYGHDTLDDIAGMLEDRARELDLAIDMRQSNHEGHLIDWLHEAQAYEAKAVLLNAGGFTHTSIAIHDAIKSVTTPVIEVHLSNPHAREPFRHESFIGRAAKGTIAGFGAHSYLLALEAAARF; this is encoded by the coding sequence ATGTCCGCGACCGTTTATGTTCTCAACGGGCCGAACCTGAACCTGCTCGGCCTGCGCGAGCCGCATATCTATGGCCATGACACGCTGGACGATATTGCGGGGATGCTGGAGGATCGGGCCCGAGAGCTCGATCTGGCGATCGACATGCGCCAGTCCAACCATGAAGGCCATCTGATCGACTGGCTGCACGAGGCCCAGGCCTATGAGGCCAAGGCCGTGCTGCTCAATGCCGGGGGCTTCACCCATACGTCGATCGCGATCCATGACGCGATCAAGTCGGTGACGACCCCGGTGATCGAGGTTCACCTATCCAACCCTCATGCACGGGAGCCATTCCGTCATGAGAGCTTCATCGGGCGTGCCGCAAAAGGCACAATCGCGGGTTTTGGCGCGCATTCCTATCTGCTCGCGCTTGAAGCCGCGGCCCGGTTCTGA
- a CDS encoding quinone oxidoreductase, producing MEKTAFIDKTGGPEVIRWREHELPPPGPGEVRMRHHAVGLNYIDTYHRSGLYPIDLPGGLGSEAAGVVEALGEGVTDFAVGDRVGVFGPARGAYATARNVAADLLVPLPDGVDDRTAAAILLKGATTAFLIEDCAAVQPGWPVLVHAAAGGVGHLAVGWLKAIGATVIATVGSEAKAEKARAAGADHVILNRTEDVAARVREITQGQGVPVALDGVGKATWGASLDSMARRGLVVSFGNASGPVDGVHLGLLAAKGSLFVTRPTLFDYAVTAGDKRRLIARVFAMLEKGAITPEIGQSFALTDAAEAHRAIEAGETVGSTVLIP from the coding sequence ATGGAAAAGACCGCGTTCATCGACAAGACCGGCGGCCCCGAGGTGATCCGGTGGCGCGAGCACGAACTGCCCCCGCCCGGCCCCGGCGAGGTTCGCATGCGTCACCATGCGGTGGGCCTGAACTATATCGACACCTATCACCGCAGCGGGCTCTATCCCATCGACCTGCCGGGCGGGCTGGGCTCGGAGGCGGCGGGCGTGGTCGAGGCGCTGGGCGAAGGCGTGACCGATTTCGCGGTGGGCGACCGCGTCGGCGTGTTCGGCCCGGCGCGCGGCGCCTATGCGACGGCCCGCAATGTCGCGGCCGATTTGCTGGTGCCCTTGCCCGACGGGGTGGATGATCGCACGGCCGCGGCGATTCTGCTGAAGGGCGCGACGACCGCGTTCCTGATCGAGGATTGCGCCGCCGTCCAGCCGGGCTGGCCCGTGCTGGTCCATGCGGCGGCGGGTGGGGTCGGGCACCTGGCGGTCGGCTGGTTGAAAGCGATCGGCGCGACCGTCATCGCCACGGTGGGCAGTGAGGCGAAGGCCGAAAAGGCGCGCGCGGCCGGGGCCGATCACGTCATCCTGAACCGGACCGAGGATGTCGCCGCCCGGGTTCGCGAGATCACCCAGGGCCAGGGCGTGCCGGTGGCGCTGGACGGCGTGGGCAAGGCGACCTGGGGCGCCTCGCTCGACAGCATGGCGCGGCGCGGACTGGTGGTCAGCTTCGGCAATGCCTCGGGGCCGGTCGACGGGGTCCATCTGGGCCTATTGGCGGCCAAGGGCTCGCTGTTCGTCACCCGGCCGACGCTGTTCGACTATGCGGTGACCGCCGGGGACAAGCGGCGTCTGATCGCGCGGGTCTTCGCGATGCTGGAGAAAGGCGCAATCACGCCCGAGATCGGCCAGAGCTTCGCCCTGACCGACGCGGCCGAGGCGCACCGCGCGATCGAGGCAGGCGAGACGGTGGGGAGCACGGTGCTGATCCCCTGA
- a CDS encoding autotransporter assembly complex family protein: protein MMVRVGRPRRSVAILCIAMEMGGIAWTGQARAQTVPVGANPAPSSTAPAAQTTPDAIDPTMLDPSAPLAPLPEIGVAWPDLSTAPGDPSATIAATVDAAAERRYRWRVEGIDGAGDLLRKRFDELSSLHTNDSDPANAAQLDRRAREDAALLTNLLRGAGYYDAQVATRIEPGEVPTVLLQATPGTLYRFAGVTLDGVQRAGDKAAPLTQAFGIKPGDPVDADTIVAGEAALKAAVGEAGFPFAKVGDPQIVVDRAARTATLDLSIAPGTPRRYGRIVTTSDRLFDAEHVQDIARFRPGDPYDSAGLDDLRRALVQTGLVSSVQVKPVPGDTPETVNVAVTLEPAPSHTIAGELGYGTGEGARAAINWTDRNLFPPEGALTLRSVLGTREQLGSVVFRRNNFNGRDRVLTAQFAAAHLLRDAYEAKTLSLSASLERQTNIFFQKTWTWSLGGELLTSDERDVIESTGQPRRRTFFIGALPTSLNYDGSDDLLNPTRGFRLGGRLSPELSLQGAAFGYARTQVDASIYRPFGDRVVLAARTRLGTILGAPRDQIAPSRRFYAGGGASVRGYGFQAIGPRDANNDPIGGRSLAEFSIEARVRAFGNFGIVPFLDAGNIATSPLPRLTGLRFGTGLGVRYYSNFGPIRLDLGTPLNPQKGDSRVAVYVSLGQAF, encoded by the coding sequence ATGATGGTCCGCGTCGGGCGGCCGCGCCGATCGGTCGCCATCCTTTGTATTGCCATGGAAATGGGCGGAATCGCCTGGACGGGCCAGGCGCGTGCCCAGACGGTCCCGGTCGGTGCCAACCCCGCGCCGTCCTCGACCGCGCCCGCCGCGCAGACGACGCCGGACGCCATCGATCCGACGATGCTCGACCCGTCCGCGCCGCTTGCGCCGCTGCCCGAGATCGGGGTGGCCTGGCCCGACCTGTCGACCGCGCCGGGCGATCCGTCCGCGACGATCGCGGCGACGGTCGATGCGGCGGCGGAGCGGCGTTATCGCTGGCGGGTCGAGGGGATCGACGGCGCGGGGGACCTGCTCCGCAAGCGGTTCGACGAGCTGTCCAGCCTCCACACCAATGACAGCGATCCCGCCAACGCCGCGCAGCTCGACCGCCGCGCGCGCGAGGATGCCGCGCTGCTGACCAATTTGCTGCGCGGCGCGGGCTATTATGATGCGCAGGTCGCGACGCGGATCGAACCCGGCGAGGTGCCGACCGTGCTGCTGCAGGCGACGCCGGGCACTCTGTACCGTTTCGCCGGGGTGACGCTCGACGGGGTGCAGAGGGCGGGGGACAAGGCCGCGCCGCTGACGCAGGCGTTCGGCATCAAGCCGGGCGATCCGGTCGACGCCGATACCATCGTCGCGGGCGAGGCGGCCCTGAAGGCGGCGGTGGGCGAGGCGGGCTTTCCCTTCGCCAAGGTCGGCGATCCGCAGATCGTGGTCGATCGCGCCGCGCGCACCGCGACGCTGGACCTGTCGATCGCACCGGGCACGCCGCGCCGTTACGGGCGGATCGTCACGACCAGCGACCGGCTGTTCGACGCGGAGCATGTCCAGGACATTGCGCGCTTCCGCCCCGGCGATCCCTATGACTCGGCCGGGCTGGACGATCTGCGCCGCGCGCTGGTGCAGACCGGGCTCGTCTCCTCGGTCCAGGTCAAGCCGGTGCCCGGCGACACGCCCGAGACGGTCAATGTCGCGGTCACGCTGGAACCCGCGCCGTCGCATACCATCGCGGGCGAGCTGGGCTATGGCACCGGCGAGGGCGCGCGCGCGGCGATCAACTGGACCGATCGCAACCTCTTCCCGCCCGAGGGCGCGCTGACCCTGCGCAGTGTGCTGGGCACGCGCGAGCAGCTCGGCTCGGTGGTGTTCCGGCGCAACAACTTCAACGGCCGCGACCGGGTGCTGACCGCGCAGTTCGCCGCCGCGCATCTGCTGCGCGACGCCTATGAGGCCAAGACGCTGTCGCTGTCGGCCAGCCTGGAGCGGCAGACCAACATCTTCTTCCAGAAGACCTGGACCTGGTCGCTGGGCGGCGAGCTGCTGACCTCGGACGAGCGCGACGTGATCGAGTCGACCGGCCAGCCGCGCCGACGGACCTTCTTCATCGGCGCATTGCCGACCAGCCTCAACTATGACGGATCGGACGACCTGCTGAACCCGACGCGCGGCTTCCGGCTGGGCGGGCGGCTGAGCCCCGAATTGTCGTTGCAGGGGGCGGCGTTCGGCTATGCGCGGACGCAGGTCGATGCCAGCATCTATCGCCCGTTCGGCGACCGGGTGGTGCTGGCGGCGCGCACCCGGCTGGGGACGATCCTGGGCGCGCCGCGCGACCAGATCGCGCCGTCGCGGCGTTTCTATGCGGGCGGCGGCGCGTCGGTGCGCGGCTATGGCTTTCAGGCGATCGGGCCGCGCGATGCCAATAACGACCCCATTGGCGGGCGCAGCCTAGCGGAATTCTCGATCGAGGCGCGGGTCAGGGCGTTCGGCAATTTCGGCATCGTGCCCTTTCTCGACGCGGGCAATATCGCGACCTCGCCGCTGCCGCGCCTGACCGGGCTGCGCTTCGGCACCGGACTGGGAGTGCGCTATTACTCCAATTTCGGACCGATCCGCCTCGATCTCGGCACGCCGCTCAACCCGCAAAAGGGGGATAGCCGGGTCGCCGTCTATGTCTCGCTGGGACAGGCATTTTGA
- a CDS encoding LexA family transcriptional regulator produces MPISEAMSGSEIRATLQALAEQAGVSLAALSRMLGRNEAYLHQFVHRGSPRMLAEGDRRQLAEFFGIAETRLGASVEAGPMLVRRLAVAASAGPGATVDDEVMIGVEALDRQLARRLGLHEGAASVIRVRGDSMAPGLMDGDHLVVDQQDVRPPARGGLYIIRIGEVLMVKRLRAGPEGLVASSDNPAAPPVPQGPITVIGRVVWQMRLPS; encoded by the coding sequence ATGCCTATATCGGAGGCCATGTCGGGATCGGAGATCAGGGCCACGCTCCAGGCGCTGGCGGAGCAGGCGGGCGTCAGCTTGGCCGCGCTGTCGCGCATGCTGGGGCGCAACGAGGCCTATCTCCACCAGTTCGTCCATCGCGGATCGCCGCGCATGCTGGCCGAGGGCGATCGCCGTCAGCTGGCCGAGTTCTTCGGCATCGCTGAAACGCGGCTGGGCGCGTCGGTGGAGGCGGGGCCGATGCTGGTCCGGCGGCTCGCGGTGGCTGCCTCGGCGGGGCCGGGGGCGACCGTGGATGACGAGGTGATGATCGGGGTCGAGGCGCTCGATCGCCAGTTGGCGCGGCGGCTGGGGCTGCACGAGGGCGCCGCCTCGGTCATCCGGGTGCGGGGCGACTCGATGGCGCCGGGGCTGATGGACGGCGATCACCTGGTCGTCGATCAGCAGGATGTCCGCCCGCCCGCGCGGGGCGGCCTCTATATCATCCGGATCGGCGAGGTGTTGATGGTCAAGCGCCTCCGTGCCGGGCCCGAGGGGCTGGTCGCCTCAAGCGACAATCCCGCCGCGCCGCCGGTGCCGCAGGGGCCGATCACGGTGATCGGGCGGGTGGTGTGGCAGATGCGCCTGCCCAGCTGA
- the accC gene encoding acetyl-CoA carboxylase biotin carboxylase subunit: MAQIKKLLIANRGEIALRIHRACHEMGIETVAVHSTADADAMHVRLADQAVCIGPPAATDSYLNIPNIISAAEISGADAIHPGYGFLSENAKFAEIVEAHGLIFVGPKPEHIRVMGDKVEAKRTAGALGLPLVPGSDGAISDLDTAKALAAEIGYPVIIKAASGGGGRGMKVVPSEDQLETLMQQAGTEAKAAFGDATVYMEKYLGNPRHIEFQVFGDGNGNAIHLGERDCSLQRRHQKVLEEAPSPIISAEERARMGGVVAKAMADMGYRGAGTIEFLWENGEFYFIEMNTRLQVEHPVTEMITGLDLVREQIRVAEGHPLTLRQEDVQFRGHAIECRINAEDPRTFAPSPGTVKMYHAPGGMHVRVDSGLYQGYKVPPYYDSMIAKLIVYGTTREGALRRLRRALEEFVIEGMKTTIPLHQSLLDDPEFQKGDYTIKWLEEWLAKQA; this comes from the coding sequence TTGGCGCAGATCAAGAAACTCCTGATCGCCAATCGCGGTGAGATTGCGCTTCGCATCCACCGCGCCTGTCACGAGATGGGGATCGAGACCGTCGCCGTGCACTCCACGGCCGATGCCGATGCCATGCATGTGCGCCTCGCCGACCAGGCGGTGTGCATCGGCCCGCCCGCGGCGACGGACAGCTATCTCAACATCCCGAACATCATCTCGGCGGCCGAGATTTCGGGCGCGGATGCGATCCATCCCGGCTATGGCTTCCTGTCCGAGAACGCCAAGTTCGCCGAGATCGTCGAGGCGCACGGCCTGATCTTCGTCGGCCCCAAGCCCGAACATATCCGGGTGATGGGCGACAAGGTGGAGGCCAAGCGGACGGCGGGCGCGCTCGGCCTGCCGCTCGTCCCCGGTTCGGACGGCGCGATCTCGGATCTGGATACGGCCAAGGCCCTCGCGGCCGAGATCGGCTATCCGGTCATCATCAAGGCGGCCAGCGGCGGCGGCGGTCGCGGCATGAAGGTCGTGCCCTCCGAGGATCAGCTCGAAACGCTGATGCAGCAGGCGGGCACCGAGGCGAAGGCCGCGTTCGGCGACGCCACCGTCTATATGGAAAAATATCTGGGCAACCCCCGGCATATCGAATTCCAGGTATTCGGCGACGGCAACGGCAATGCGATCCATCTGGGCGAGCGCGACTGCTCGCTCCAGCGCCGCCACCAGAAGGTGCTGGAGGAAGCCCCCTCGCCGATCATCTCGGCCGAGGAGCGCGCGCGCATGGGCGGCGTGGTCGCCAAGGCGATGGCCGATATGGGCTATCGCGGGGCGGGCACGATCGAGTTCCTGTGGGAAAATGGCGAGTTCTATTTCATCGAAATGAACACCCGCCTGCAGGTCGAGCATCCGGTAACCGAGATGATCACCGGGCTGGACCTGGTGCGCGAGCAAATCCGCGTCGCCGAGGGGCATCCGCTGACCCTGCGCCAGGAAGACGTGCAGTTCCGTGGCCACGCCATCGAATGCCGCATCAACGCGGAAGATCCGCGCACCTTCGCCCCCTCGCCGGGCACGGTGAAGATGTATCACGCGCCGGGCGGCATGCATGTCCGCGTCGATAGCGGGCTGTATCAGGGCTATAAGGTCCCGCCCTATTACGACAGCATGATCGCCAAGCTGATCGTGTACGGCACGACCCGCGAAGGCGCGCTGCGCCGCCTGCGCCGGGCGCTGGAGGAGTTCGTGATCGAGGGGATGAAGACCACCATCCCGCTCCACCAGTCGCTGCTGGACGATCCCGAATTCCAGAAGGGTGACTATACGATCAAGTGGCTGGAGGAGTGGCTGGCCAAGCAGGCCTGA
- a CDS encoding peptidylprolyl isomerase yields the protein MIALLPLALLAIQAAPATPTAPATVEAPRPVMVRVAMQTSLGPVVLDLDRTHAPITTANFLRYVDQHRLDGVTFYRSVRVAPDFGFVQFGIQNEPKRILPPIAHEPTTKTGLKHLDGTISIARLAPGSARGDFTIMVGAQPSLDADPSKPGDNLGYAAFGHVVEGMDVIHKILDAQTDAAKGPFKGEMLAAPVKILSAKRVSVTP from the coding sequence ATGATCGCGCTCCTCCCGCTCGCTCTGCTGGCCATTCAGGCCGCGCCCGCCACGCCGACGGCACCGGCCACGGTCGAAGCCCCCAGGCCCGTCATGGTCCGGGTCGCGATGCAGACCAGCCTGGGGCCGGTCGTCCTCGACCTCGATCGCACCCATGCGCCGATCACCACCGCCAATTTCCTGCGCTATGTCGACCAGCACCGGCTGGACGGCGTGACCTTCTATCGCTCGGTCCGCGTCGCGCCCGATTTCGGCTTCGTCCAGTTCGGCATCCAGAACGAGCCCAAGCGCATCCTGCCCCCGATCGCGCATGAGCCGACGACGAAGACCGGCCTGAAGCATCTGGACGGCACCATCTCGATCGCGCGGCTGGCGCCGGGCAGCGCGCGGGGCGACTTCACCATCATGGTGGGCGCACAGCCCTCGCTCGATGCCGATCCCTCCAAGCCCGGCGACAATCTGGGCTATGCCGCCTTTGGTCATGTGGTCGAGGGGATGGACGTGATCCACAAGATCCTCGACGCGCAGACCGACGCCGCCAAGGGGCCGTTCAAGGGCGAGATGCTGGCGGCACCGGTGAAGATCCTGTCGGCCAAGCGGGTGTCGGTGACGCCGTGA
- a CDS encoding HdeA/HdeB family chaperone: MKLLRPLPALAALAIVALPSAGMAQRVYEQAHVPGKNGSVRVIEVLKSGKKLETVSCHDFGLLDESSRPQAIVYAANYGPKGKPHPTYTVDGVENIVPVVVDQCKARPGDHFTTAVARALKRMPVAAKH; encoded by the coding sequence ATGAAACTTCTCCGTCCCCTCCCCGCCTTGGCTGCCCTCGCCATCGTCGCGCTTCCATCGGCCGGCATGGCGCAGCGTGTCTATGAACAGGCCCATGTGCCCGGCAAGAACGGCAGCGTGCGCGTGATCGAAGTGCTCAAGTCCGGCAAGAAGCTGGAAACCGTGTCGTGCCACGACTTCGGCCTGCTGGATGAAAGCTCCCGTCCACAGGCGATCGTCTATGCGGCGAACTACGGCCCCAAGGGCAAGCCCCATCCGACCTATACCGTCGACGGGGTCGAGAACATCGTGCCCGTCGTCGTCGACCAGTGCAAGGCCCGGCCCGGCGACCATTTCACCACCGCCGTCGCCCGCGCGCTCAAGCGGATGCCGGTCGCCGCCAAGCACTAA